A genomic region of Chromatiales bacterium contains the following coding sequences:
- the radA gene encoding DNA repair protein RadA, translating to MAKAKQQYHCTACGAVASKWAGQCAECGEWNTMEEVTVAATAPAAAKGARFAGYAGESRIRSVDEVALEADPRSPTGMDELDRVLGGGLVHGSVVLIGGDPGIGKSTLLLQTLASVTDLRSLYVTGEESLQQVTLRARRLGLPTEGLRLFTETCVERILAAASQEQPQMMVVDSIQTIYTELLQSAPGSVAQVREAAAQLVRYAKQTNTALFIVGHVTKEGTLAGPRVLEHMVDTVLYFEGDPGGRYRVLRAVKNRFGAVNELGVFAMTEKGLKPVSNPSAIFLSRHEEPVSGSVIMVTREGTRPLMVEVQALVDESHTSNPRRVAVGLEQNRLAMLLAVLHRHGGIAMYDQDVFVNVVGGVRVSETAADLPVLLAALSSFRNRPLPHDLVTFGEVGLAGEIRPVPNGQERLKEAAKHGFKRAIVPRANAPKKPLPDMEVIVANRLDEVIERI from the coding sequence ATGGCGAAGGCGAAACAGCAATACCATTGCACCGCCTGTGGCGCCGTGGCCAGCAAGTGGGCCGGCCAGTGCGCCGAGTGCGGCGAGTGGAACACCATGGAAGAGGTGACGGTGGCCGCCACCGCACCCGCCGCGGCGAAAGGCGCGCGCTTTGCCGGCTATGCCGGCGAGAGTCGCATCCGCTCGGTGGACGAGGTGGCCCTGGAGGCCGATCCTCGCAGCCCCACCGGCATGGACGAACTGGATCGCGTGCTGGGCGGAGGCCTGGTGCACGGCTCGGTGGTGCTGATCGGTGGCGACCCGGGTATCGGCAAGTCCACCCTGCTGCTGCAGACACTGGCCAGCGTCACCGACCTGCGGAGCCTCTACGTCACCGGCGAGGAATCGCTGCAGCAGGTCACCCTGCGTGCGCGCCGCCTCGGCCTGCCGACCGAGGGCCTGCGGCTGTTCACCGAGACCTGTGTCGAACGCATCCTCGCCGCTGCCAGTCAGGAGCAGCCGCAGATGATGGTGGTGGACTCGATCCAGACCATCTACACCGAGCTGCTGCAGTCGGCACCGGGATCGGTGGCCCAGGTACGTGAGGCCGCCGCCCAGCTCGTGCGCTACGCCAAGCAGACGAACACGGCACTGTTCATCGTCGGCCATGTCACCAAGGAGGGCACGCTGGCCGGCCCACGGGTGCTCGAGCACATGGTCGACACCGTGCTCTACTTCGAGGGTGACCCGGGCGGACGCTACCGCGTGCTGCGTGCGGTGAAGAACCGCTTCGGCGCCGTCAACGAGCTCGGCGTGTTCGCCATGACCGAGAAGGGGCTCAAGCCCGTGAGCAACCCCTCGGCCATCTTTCTCTCGCGCCACGAAGAGCCGGTGTCCGGCAGCGTCATCATGGTCACACGCGAAGGCACGCGACCGTTGATGGTGGAGGTACAGGCCCTGGTCGACGAGAGCCACACCAGCAATCCGCGCCGTGTGGCGGTGGGCCTGGAACAGAACCGCCTGGCCATGCTGCTGGCCGTGCTGCACCGGCATGGCGGTATCGCCATGTATGACCAGGACGTCTTCGTCAACGTGGTCGGCGGCGTGCGCGTAAGCGAGACGGCCGCTGACCTGCCGGTGCTGCTGGCCGCCCTGTCGAGCTTTCGCAACCGCCCCCTGCCACACGACCTCGTCACCTTCGGCGAGGTGGGCCTGGCCGGCGAGATCCGCCCCGTACCGAACGGGCAGGAACGTCTGAAGGAGGCCGCCAAACACGGCTTCAAGCGCGCCATCGTGCCCCGGGCCAATGCCCCGAAAAAGCCGCTGCCGGACATGGAAGTGATCGTCGCCAACCGGCTGGACGAGGTCATCGAGCGCATCTAG
- a CDS encoding rubrerythrin — protein sequence MSLKGSKTENNLKEAFAGESQANRRYLYFASKADVEGYNDVAAVFRSTAEGETGHAHGHLEYLEDCGDPATGMPFGDTASNLKTAIAGETHEYTDMYPGMAKTARDEGFDEIADWFETLAKAERSHANRFQKALDDMA from the coding sequence ATGTCTCTGAAAGGCAGCAAGACCGAAAACAACCTGAAGGAAGCCTTTGCCGGCGAATCCCAGGCCAACCGCCGCTACCTGTACTTCGCAAGCAAGGCCGACGTTGAAGGCTACAACGACGTCGCGGCCGTGTTCCGTTCCACCGCCGAAGGCGAAACCGGCCACGCCCACGGCCACCTGGAATACCTGGAAGACTGCGGCGACCCGGCCACCGGCATGCCATTCGGTGACACCGCGTCCAACCTGAAGACCGCGATCGCCGGCGAGACCCACGAGTACACCGACATGTACCCGGGTATGGCCAAGACCGCGCGTGACGAAGGTTTCGACGAGATCGCCGACTGGTTCGAAACCCTGGCCAAGGCGGAGCGTTCCCACGCCAACCGCTTCCAGAAGGCCCTGGACGACATGGCCTGA
- a CDS encoding dienelactone hydrolase family protein: MVRIKMLGLLIVGLLLSGCATATKETRSQEVSYESNGQTLKGYLALPATEEKRPAVLVVHEWWGHNDYARRRADMLADMGYVALAVDMYGDGKTADHPKQAGEFAGQVAKNIDVGEARFNAAMDYVRQHPAVDAERVAAIGYCFGGGIVLHMARVGTDLDGVVSFHGSLKPIKPAAPGGVVADILVYNGAADPMVKPEDVTNFEAEMKAAGADFEVVNFPGVKHSFTNPAATENGEKFGLPLAYDAEADATSWAGMKRFLADVFSK; encoded by the coding sequence ATGGTACGCATCAAGATGCTGGGCCTGCTGATCGTAGGCCTGCTGCTCAGTGGCTGCGCCACCGCCACCAAGGAGACGCGGAGTCAGGAGGTGAGCTACGAGTCCAATGGACAAACCCTCAAGGGTTATCTCGCCCTGCCGGCTACCGAGGAAAAGCGCCCGGCGGTGCTGGTGGTGCACGAGTGGTGGGGGCATAACGACTATGCCCGGCGCCGTGCCGACATGCTGGCCGATATGGGTTACGTGGCACTGGCGGTAGATATGTACGGCGACGGCAAGACCGCCGATCATCCCAAGCAGGCCGGCGAGTTTGCGGGCCAGGTCGCGAAGAACATCGACGTGGGTGAGGCACGCTTCAACGCGGCCATGGATTACGTGCGCCAGCATCCCGCCGTGGATGCCGAGCGTGTGGCGGCCATTGGCTACTGCTTCGGCGGCGGTATCGTGCTGCACATGGCGCGGGTCGGCACCGATCTCGATGGCGTGGTGAGTTTCCATGGCTCGCTCAAACCCATCAAGCCGGCAGCCCCGGGTGGAGTAGTGGCGGATATCCTGGTCTACAACGGTGCTGCCGATCCGATGGTCAAGCCCGAAGACGTCACCAATTTCGAGGCGGAGATGAAGGCGGCCGGTGCCGACTTCGAGGTGGTGAACTTCCCTGGCGTGAAGCACAGCTTCACCAACCCGGCGGCGACGGAAAATGGTGAGAAGTTCGGTTTGCCGCTGGCCTACGATGCCGAGGCCGATGCCACGTCCTGGGCGGGGATGAAGCGTTTTCTCGCAGACGTTTTCAGCAAGTAG
- a CDS encoding PilZ domain-containing protein — protein MSDANRRQHERHAAGSIKASLRPVNGGLLTRLKKPQDCMLLDLSRAGAGILSTQGLEPSTEIQLALETEDGLHLNVRGVVRFTNPVDASHYRMGIHFHGDHTPETLQALQQIEARFLS, from the coding sequence ATGTCCGACGCGAATCGACGTCAGCACGAACGCCATGCGGCAGGCAGCATAAAGGCCAGTCTGCGCCCCGTGAACGGCGGGCTGCTCACGCGCCTGAAAAAACCCCAGGACTGCATGCTGCTCGACCTGTCCCGCGCCGGTGCCGGCATACTCTCGACCCAGGGACTGGAACCCAGCACGGAGATCCAGCTGGCCCTGGAGACCGAGGACGGCCTGCACCTGAATGTACGAGGTGTCGTGCGCTTCACCAATCCTGTCGATGCCTCGCATTACCGCATGGGCATCCATTTCCACGGTGACCATACACCGGAGACGCTGCAGGCCCTGCAACAGATCGAGGCCCGGTTTCTTTCCTGA
- a CDS encoding exodeoxyribonuclease VII small subunit: MPRKKTDTPLDFEKALEELEQLVERLEAGELPLEASLAEFERGITLTRQCQHALRDAEQKVRLLTAEDEEIPFAAGESDDD; this comes from the coding sequence GTGCCCCGCAAGAAGACCGACACCCCGCTGGATTTCGAGAAGGCGCTCGAGGAGCTCGAGCAGCTCGTGGAACGCCTGGAGGCCGGCGAGTTGCCGCTGGAGGCCTCGCTGGCCGAGTTCGAGCGCGGCATCACCCTCACCCGCCAGTGCCAGCACGCCCTGCGCGATGCCGAGCAGAAGGTACGCCTGCTCACCGCCGAGGACGAGGAGATCCCGTTCGCCGCCGGGGAGTCTGACGATGACTGA
- a CDS encoding DUF3501 family protein produces MGGANAKLKRDDLYSLEKYAEIRPEFRAQVMAHKRDRRLPIGPHVTLHFEDRMIMQYQIQEMLRAERIYEAEGIQEELDTYNPLIPDGRNWKATMMVEFDDPAERKVQLSKLIGIERKTYVKIGDHERVYPIANEDLERETEEKTSSVHFLRFELSDAMAADLKNGAKLVAGVDHDNYRHEVDPVPDNVRQSLIGDLD; encoded by the coding sequence ATGGGTGGCGCCAATGCCAAGCTGAAACGCGACGACCTGTACTCGCTGGAAAAGTATGCCGAGATCCGCCCGGAATTCCGTGCCCAGGTGATGGCGCACAAGCGTGATCGTCGCCTGCCGATCGGGCCGCACGTCACGCTGCATTTCGAGGATCGCATGATCATGCAGTACCAGATCCAGGAGATGCTGCGTGCCGAGCGGATCTACGAGGCCGAAGGCATCCAGGAGGAACTGGATACCTACAACCCGCTGATTCCGGATGGGCGCAACTGGAAGGCGACCATGATGGTCGAGTTCGACGACCCGGCCGAACGCAAGGTGCAGCTGTCGAAACTCATCGGCATCGAGCGCAAGACCTACGTCAAGATTGGCGATCACGAACGGGTCTATCCCATCGCCAACGAGGACCTCGAGCGAGAAACCGAGGAGAAGACCTCTTCGGTGCACTTCCTGCGCTTCGAGCTCAGCGATGCAATGGCCGCGGATCTGAAGAACGGCGCCAAGCTGGTGGCCGGGGTCGATCACGACAATTACCGGCACGAAGTCGATCCGGTGCCGGACAACGTTCGCCAGTCACTGATCGGCGATCTGGACTAG
- a CDS encoding Fe-S oxidoreductase, with protein sequence MSAPTEGKREGSLEAPTRHALNWQDPEFYNEESLFKELERVYDICHGCRRCISLCHSFPTLFDLVDESPTFEVDGVKKEDYWKVVDQCYLCDMCYMSKCPYVPPHEWNVDFPHLMLRAKAVKFKKGETKTRDKILSATDTVGSLAGIPVVAGIVNAANQAKPARKVLEKVLGVHPDAILPKYHSKTGRKRVSGHQADAASAEPVGRTTGKVAVFATCYGNRNEPHIVEDLFKVFEHNGIPVTLAEKEQCCGMPKLELGDLEAVARAKEANIPVLAKMIDEGWDIVGPVPSCVLMFKQELPLMFPDDPEVEKVRQHIFDPFEYLMLREKEGKLKTDFKNSLGKIAYHAACHLRVQNIGLKTRELLEKVPDTRIEAIERCSGHDGTYAVKSEFHEISMKICRPVVTRVQKAEADHYSSDCPMAGHQIENGLKDEREPEHPLTLLRIAYGLE encoded by the coding sequence ATGTCCGCACCCACCGAAGGCAAGCGCGAAGGCAGTCTCGAGGCGCCGACCCGGCACGCCCTCAACTGGCAGGATCCCGAGTTCTACAACGAAGAGTCGCTCTTCAAGGAACTGGAGCGCGTCTACGACATCTGCCATGGCTGCCGTCGTTGCATCAGCCTGTGCCATTCCTTCCCGACGCTGTTCGATCTGGTCGACGAATCGCCGACCTTCGAAGTCGATGGGGTGAAGAAAGAGGACTACTGGAAGGTGGTCGACCAGTGCTACCTCTGCGACATGTGCTACATGAGCAAGTGCCCGTACGTTCCCCCGCACGAGTGGAACGTGGACTTCCCCCACCTGATGCTGCGCGCCAAGGCGGTGAAGTTCAAAAAGGGCGAGACGAAGACGCGCGACAAGATTCTCTCCGCCACCGATACCGTCGGCAGCCTGGCCGGTATCCCGGTGGTGGCCGGCATCGTGAATGCCGCCAACCAGGCCAAGCCCGCCCGCAAGGTGCTGGAGAAGGTGCTGGGCGTGCATCCGGATGCCATCCTGCCGAAGTACCACAGCAAGACCGGTCGCAAGCGCGTGTCCGGCCACCAGGCCGATGCCGCCAGCGCCGAGCCTGTCGGTCGCACCACCGGCAAGGTGGCCGTGTTCGCCACCTGCTACGGCAACCGTAACGAGCCGCATATCGTCGAGGACCTGTTCAAGGTCTTCGAGCATAACGGTATCCCCGTCACGCTGGCCGAGAAGGAGCAGTGCTGCGGCATGCCCAAGCTCGAGCTTGGCGACCTGGAGGCCGTGGCCCGGGCCAAGGAGGCCAATATCCCGGTGCTGGCGAAGATGATCGACGAGGGCTGGGACATCGTCGGCCCGGTGCCTTCCTGCGTGCTGATGTTCAAGCAGGAGCTGCCGCTGATGTTCCCGGACGACCCCGAAGTGGAAAAGGTGCGCCAGCATATCTTCGATCCCTTCGAGTACCTGATGCTGCGCGAGAAGGAAGGCAAGCTGAAGACCGATTTCAAGAACTCGCTGGGCAAGATCGCCTACCACGCCGCCTGTCACCTGCGCGTGCAGAACATCGGCCTGAAGACCCGCGAGCTGCTGGAAAAGGTGCCGGACACCAGGATCGAGGCCATCGAGCGCTGCTCCGGCCACGACGGCACCTACGCGGTGAAGAGCGAGTTCCACGAGATCTCGATGAAGATCTGCCGTCCGGTGGTCACCCGTGTGCAGAAGGCCGAGGCCGACCACTATTCCAGCGACTGCCCGATGGCGGGGCACCAGATCGAAAATGGCCTGAAGGACGAGCGTGAGCCCGAGCACCCGCTCACCCTGCTGCGCATCGCCTACGGCCTTGAATAA
- a CDS encoding ferritin: protein MSNEGYHEPYEELSDETRDMHRAIISLMEELEAVDWYQQRVDACKDEELKAILAHNRDEEKEHAAMVLEWIRRKDKTFDKELRDYLFTDKPIASLEHEHKG from the coding sequence ATGTCGAATGAGGGTTATCACGAGCCTTACGAGGAACTGTCGGACGAGACGCGCGACATGCATCGCGCCATCATCTCGCTGATGGAAGAGCTGGAGGCGGTGGACTGGTACCAGCAGCGTGTCGATGCCTGCAAGGACGAGGAGCTCAAGGCCATTCTTGCGCACAACCGTGACGAGGAGAAGGAACACGCTGCCATGGTGCTGGAGTGGATCCGTCGCAAGGACAAGACCTTCGACAAGGAGCTGCGCGATTACCTGTTTACCGACAAGCCGATCGCTTCCCTCGAACACGAACACAAGGGTTAA